In Cyclopterus lumpus isolate fCycLum1 chromosome 17, fCycLum1.pri, whole genome shotgun sequence, a genomic segment contains:
- the atg9b gene encoding autophagy-related protein 9B, giving the protein MANFEAYQEYQRIEDFEEDSPPGEEDLLVHVPEGLKESWHHIKNLDNFFKRIYHFHQKNGFACMMLSEFFELIQLLFVVTFTTFLVNCVEYDVLFANRVVNHTGPGQNPLDRNKVSLPDAILPSQQCTQRIQENSWIIFLLIMAAIFWIYRLVKVFCNVLSYWEIRQFYIKALKIRMDELCNFTWQEVQDRLISLQREQQMCIHKKELTELDIYHRILRFKNYMVAMINKSLLPVQLQLPLLGNVVFLTQGLKYNFELILFWGPGSLFQNKWNLHPKYKRNGNRLELAQQLSRVILLMGLANLLLCPFILVWQVLYAFFSYTEVIRREPGSLGARRWSLFGRLYLRHFNELDHELHGRLGRGYKPTSKYMNSFTSPVLTVLAQNFAFFSGSILAVLIALTVYDEDVLTVQHILTAITVLGVVITIARSFIPDEHMVWCPEQLLQCMLAHIHYMPDHWRGNANKSETRDEVAQLFQYKAVFILEELLSPIVTPFILIFHLRNKSLEIIDFFRNFTVEVVGVGDICSFAQMDIRRHGNPTWLSEGQTEASVYQQAENGKTELSLMHFTIKNPRWQPPQESSVFISHLKEKVQHDAQGGPSTQLLLSEAPLCTSLHSNQSGTGPDNLLASVLAHPILTASGLQGRDHRFIPPSTAASAAASVLASLSTSQLPHSSRGRSQSLLHSSVHPESTMYRSDRTVIDSMSTSDAHIRSNTLHTEFASAEMSLHAIYMHELHQQTSHPQRTSGQWQNSVPMRDLHTNAGFQANSGLGSSISMPTPVHLGGWQEEEEEEEEEIDNGSTPKQSTGSSC; this is encoded by the exons TCAGTTGTTGTTTGTGGTCACATTCACAACGTTCCTTGTCAACTGCGTGGAGTATGACGTCCTGTTTGCCAATCGAGTGGTCAACCACACCGGGCCGGGCCAGAACCCCTTGGACAGGAACAAGGTCTCTCTTCCAGATGCCATCCTCCCTAGTCAGCAGTGCACTCAGAG gATTCAAGAGAACAGTTGGATCATATTCCTTCTCATCATGGCAGCCATCTTCTGGATCTATCGACTTGTCAAAGTCTTTTGCAATGTTCTTAGCTACTGGGAGATCAGGCAGTTCTACATCAAAGCCCTGAAGATCAGAATG GACGAACTATGCAACTTCACGTGGCAGGAAGTCCAGGACCGGCTCATCAGCCTGCAACGAGAGCAGCAAATGTGCATACACAAGAAGGAGCTGACTGAACTCGATATCTATCACCGCATCCTGCGATTCAAGAACTACATGGTGGCCATGATAAACAAATCGCTGCTGCcggtgcagctgcagctcccCCTGCTGGGCAACGTGGTGTTCCTCACCCAAGGCCTCAAGTACAACTTTGAGCTCATCCTCTTCTGGGGCCCCGGCTCTCTGTTTCAGAATAAGTGGAACCTGCACCCCAAGTACAAGCGGAACGGAAACCGCCTCGAGCTGGCGCAGCAGCTCAGTAGAGTCATCCTGCTGATGGGTTTGGCCAACTTGCTGCTGTGTCCCTTCATCCTGGTGTGGCAGGTGCTCTACGCCTTCTTCAGCTACACCGAAGTGATCCGCCGAGAGCCCGGAAGCCTGGGCGCGCGCCGCTGGTCCCTGTTTGGCCGCCTGTACCTGCGGCACTTCAATGAGCTGGACCACGAGCTGCACGGACGTTTAGGCCGCGGCTACAAACCCACGTCCAAATACATGAACTCCTTCACGTCGCCGGTGCTGACGGTGCTCGCTCAGAACTTTGCCTTCTTCTCGGGCTCGATTTTGGCCGTGCTCATTGCACTGACGGTGTACGACGAGGATGTTCTGACGGTGCAGCACATTCTGACCGCCATCACGGTGCTGGGAGTGGTCATCACTATCGCCAG GTCCTTCATCCCAGATGAGCATATGGTGTGGTGTCCAGAACAGCTGCTGCAGTGCATGCTGGCACACATTCACTACATGCCGGACCACTGGAGGGGAAATGCCAACAAGAGCGAGACCCGTGACGAGGTGGCGCAGCTGTTCCAGTACAAGGCG GTGTTCATTTTGGAGGAGTTGCTCAGCCCCATCGTCACGCCCTTCATTCTCATCTTCCACCTGAGGAATAAGTCTCTCGAAATCATTGACTTCTTCAGGAACTTCACTGTGGAAGTGGTGGGGGTCGGAGACATCTGCTCCTTTGCCCAGATGGACATCAGGCGCCACGGAAACCCGACG TGGCTATCAGAGGGCCAGACGGAGGCCTCCGTATACCAACAAGCTGAAAACGGCAAGACGGAGTTGTCGCTTATGCATTTCACCATTAAGAACCCGCGCTGGCAGCCGCCTCAGGAGAGCTCCGTGTTCATCAGCCACCTGAAGGAAAAGGTGCAGCACGATGCGCAGGGTGGCCCCTCCACCCAGCTGCTGCTCTCCGAGGCTCCTCTTTGCACCTCACTGCATTCCAACCAGTCTGGCACTGGG cCTGATAATCTGCTGGCCAGTGTCCTGGCACACCCCATCCTAACTGCATCTGGACTCCAAGGGCGAGACCATCGCTTCATCCCGCCGAGCACCGCAGCTTCCGCTGCCGCCAGTGTCCTGGCCTCGTTGTCCACCTCTCAGCTGCCGCACAGCAGCCGCGGCCGCTCCCAAAGCCTCCTGCACTCGTCTGTCCACCCGGAGAGCACCATGTACCGCAGCGACCGCACCGTCATCGACAG tatGTCTACCAGCGACGCTCACATCCGGAGCAATACGCTGCACACAGAGTTTGCCTCAGCAGAGATGAGTCTCCATGCCATCTACATGCACGAG CTCCACCAGCAGACCTCCCACCCACAGAGAACTTCGGGTCAGTGGCAGAACTCGGTGCCAATGAGAGATCTGCACACAAATGCTG GTTTCCAGGCAAACAGTGGCCTTGGGTCCAGCATCTCCATGCCCACCCCTGTCCACCTTGGTGGCtggcaagaggaggaggaggaggaggaggaggagattgaTAATGGATCTACTCCAAAACAGTCTACGGGGAGTAGTTGTTGA